A window of Xiphophorus hellerii strain 12219 chromosome 7, Xiphophorus_hellerii-4.1, whole genome shotgun sequence contains these coding sequences:
- the LOC116723012 gene encoding UDP-glucuronosyltransferase-like: protein MRSRVWFPLTGLLAWLCCFHLGPVQGEKVLVFPADGSQWLSMKILVKELGRRGHEVTVLVPENSQLIQGSDSYKTEVYKVPYTQDETDKNYKRFREGLFDQQPGLANLFVNVDRLLIFTSPQVVGCEALLDNEPLMTKLRTERFDMMLTDPFLPCGSILAHIFSIPAVYFMRLLPCELDIKANKCPSPVSYIPKSFSGNTDRMSFPERVKNMMMSFLESYLCTVMYQKFDELVSKRIQDGMSYKELISEGAIWLLRYDFVFDWPKPLMPNMVLIGGINCAKTAPLPADLKEFVDASGDDGFIVFTLGSWVSDMPEAKAKQFFEAFRQIPQRVIWRYTGEIPKDVPKNVKLMKWVPQNDLLAHPKAKVFMTHGGSHGIYEGICNGVPLLIFPLFGDQRDNAHQMVSRGVAVKLNIFDITTETLVDGLKKVIYDKGYKERMVGLSQIHLDRPVEPLDLAVFWSEFVMRHKGASHLRVAAHDLNWFQYHSLDVIGFFVFVFVAVLWVTLKSCLFCTRKCCGKKGAKKKSE, encoded by the exons ATGAGAAGCAGAGTGTGGTTTCCTCTAACGGGGCTGTTGGCCTGGCTATGCTGCTTTCATCTGGGGCCCGTTCAGGGGGAGAAGGTGCTGGTTTTCCCTGCGGATGGCAGCCAGTGGCTCAGCATGAAGATTCTGGTGAAGGAGCTCGGCCGCAGAGGCCATGAGGTCACGGTCCTGGTTCCTGAAAACAGCCAGTTGATCCAAGGTTCTGACAGCTACAAGACGGAGGTCTACAAAGTGCCGTATACTCAAGATGAAACGGATAAGAACTACAAGAGGTTCAGGGAAGGACTGTTTGACCAGCAGCCAGGATTAGCAAATTTATTTGTGAACGTGGACCGTTTGTTGATATTTACATCTCCACAGGTGGTGGGATGTGAGGCTTTACTGGACAATGAGCCTTTGATGACTAAACTCAGGACGGAGAGATTTGATATGATGCTTACAGACCCCTTCCTTCCTTGTGGCTCTATCCTAGCACATATTTTTTCTATTCCTGCTGTGTATTTTATGCGTTTGCTTCCCTGTGAGCTGGATATTAAAGCTAACAAGTGTCCCTCTCCTGTTTCCTACATTCCTAAGTCTTTCTCTGGTAACACAGACCGCATGAGCTTCCCAGAGAGGGTTAAAAACATGATGATGTCTTTTTTGGAGTCGTACCTATGCACGGTCATGTACCAGAAATTTGATGAGCTGGTTAGCAAGCGCATCCAAGACGGCATGTCGTACAAAGAACTAATAAGTGAAGGAGCTATCTGGCTCCTCAgatatgactttgtttttgacTGGCCCAAACCTCTCATGCCAAACATGGTTTTAATAGGTGGGATCAACTGTGCAAAGACGGCTCCTCTTCCAGCA GACCTGAAGGAATTTGTGGATGCTTCAGGAGACGATGGCTTCATTGTCTTTACGCTGGGCTCATGGGTGTCCGACATGCCTGAAGCTAAAGCCAAACAGTTCTTTGAAGCCTTCCGACAAATTCCTCAGAGG GTGATTTGGAGGTACACAGGTGAAATACCCAAAGATGTACCCAAGAACGTCAAACTTATGAAATGGGTACCTCAGAACGATCTTCTAG cTCACCCCAAAGCTAAAGTCTTCATGACTCATGGTGGAAGTCATGGCATCTATGAAGGCATCTGTAATGGCGTTCCCTTGTTGATATTTCCACTCTTCGGGGATCAGAGAGACAACGCGCACCAAATGGTGTCACGCGGTGTTGCTGTGAAGctcaatatatttgatataaCAACAGAAACATTGGTAGATGGACTGAAAAAAGTTATCTATGACAAAGG ATACAAAGAGCGCATGGTGGGGCTGTCTCAGATACACCTGGACCGCCCTGTTGAGCCTTTGGACCTGGCTGTTTTCTGGTCTGAGTTTGTAATGAGACACAAGGGAGCATCACATCTAAGGGTGGCTGCACATGACCTGAACTGGTTTCAGTACCACAGCCTGGATGTTATcggcttttttgtttttgtttttgtcgcCGTTTTGTGGGTGACTCTGAAATCCTGTTTGTTTTGCACTCGCAAGTGTTGCGGGAAGAAaggtgcaaagaaaaaatctgagTAG
- the LOC116723013 gene encoding granzyme B-like isoform X1, protein MIHTGAIICILLLVPLPEFLHLSGTSGSSIVGGKVSKPHSKPYMASLQYQEKHSCGGILIRKDFVLTAAHCQGQGDMTVVLGAHDLRKKEKSQQRIKVAKFCPHSSFSGKFDFDIMLLRLQNNATKNKYVKPLDLPKKAKSISDKLKCLVAGWGKTGPSEPDSKVLKEGKERTLPITNCEKIWGDHFKSQQMICTTFNKKDGGICQGDSGGPLICKKKLQGITAFTASGQCDNTLYPHVFTNINYFLPWIKKMMQTKSLC, encoded by the exons ATGATACATACAGGCGCCATCATTTGCATCCTTCTGCTGGTCCCCCTCCCAG AATTTCTCCATTTGTCAGGTACCTCTGGGAGCAGCATAGTTGGAGGCAAAGTTTCCAAGCCCCACTCCAAACCTTACATGGCGTCTCTCCAGTaccaagaaaaacattcatgtggTGGGATACTTATTCGGAAGGATTTTGTCCTAACTGCAGCACACTGCCA AGGTCAAGGTGACATGACGGTGGTTCTTGGAGCACATGATCTcagaaagaaggagaaaagTCAGCAAAGGATCAAAGTGGCAAAGTTCTGTCCACATTCAAGCTTCAGTggaaaatttgattttgacatCATGCTGCTTAGG TTACAAAATAATGCCACAAAGAATAAGTACGTGAAGCCTCTGGACCTGCCCAAGAAAGCCAAAAGCATCTCTGACAAACTCAAATGTCTTGTTGCTGGCTGGGGAAAAACTGGACCCAGTGAGCCTGATTCGAAGGTTCTGAAAGAAGGGAAAGAAAGGACTCTGCCCATCACTAACTGTGAAAAAATTTGGGGAGACCATTTCAAATCACAGCAAATGATTTGCACCACATTTAACAAGAAGGATGGAGGAATATGTCAG GGTGATTCTGGTGGACCtctaatttgcaaaaaaaagctGCAAGGCATAACTGCTTTTACTGCTAGCGGTCAATGTGATAATACACTGTATCCTCATGTCTTCACGAACATTAATTACTTTTTACCGTGGATCAAGAAAATGATGCAGACTAAATCATTATGCTGA
- the LOC116723013 gene encoding granzyme B-like isoform X2 encodes MIHTGAIICILLLVPLPGTSGSSIVGGKVSKPHSKPYMASLQYQEKHSCGGILIRKDFVLTAAHCQGQGDMTVVLGAHDLRKKEKSQQRIKVAKFCPHSSFSGKFDFDIMLLRLQNNATKNKYVKPLDLPKKAKSISDKLKCLVAGWGKTGPSEPDSKVLKEGKERTLPITNCEKIWGDHFKSQQMICTTFNKKDGGICQGDSGGPLICKKKLQGITAFTASGQCDNTLYPHVFTNINYFLPWIKKMMQTKSLC; translated from the exons ATGATACATACAGGCGCCATCATTTGCATCCTTCTGCTGGTCCCCCTCCCAG GTACCTCTGGGAGCAGCATAGTTGGAGGCAAAGTTTCCAAGCCCCACTCCAAACCTTACATGGCGTCTCTCCAGTaccaagaaaaacattcatgtggTGGGATACTTATTCGGAAGGATTTTGTCCTAACTGCAGCACACTGCCA AGGTCAAGGTGACATGACGGTGGTTCTTGGAGCACATGATCTcagaaagaaggagaaaagTCAGCAAAGGATCAAAGTGGCAAAGTTCTGTCCACATTCAAGCTTCAGTggaaaatttgattttgacatCATGCTGCTTAGG TTACAAAATAATGCCACAAAGAATAAGTACGTGAAGCCTCTGGACCTGCCCAAGAAAGCCAAAAGCATCTCTGACAAACTCAAATGTCTTGTTGCTGGCTGGGGAAAAACTGGACCCAGTGAGCCTGATTCGAAGGTTCTGAAAGAAGGGAAAGAAAGGACTCTGCCCATCACTAACTGTGAAAAAATTTGGGGAGACCATTTCAAATCACAGCAAATGATTTGCACCACATTTAACAAGAAGGATGGAGGAATATGTCAG GGTGATTCTGGTGGACCtctaatttgcaaaaaaaagctGCAAGGCATAACTGCTTTTACTGCTAGCGGTCAATGTGATAATACACTGTATCCTCATGTCTTCACGAACATTAATTACTTTTTACCGTGGATCAAGAAAATGATGCAGACTAAATCATTATGCTGA
- the LOC116723014 gene encoding mast cell protease 1A-like isoform X1 produces the protein MIHTGSIVYIFMLVILTGASESGIFGGRISKPHSRPYMASLQYGTEHKCGGILIRKDFVLTAAHCILSQSDQVVLGAQNLSKKEESQQRIKVAKFYMHPKYNRGFHNDIMLLKLEKNAELNENVKPIVLPKKEKKINGNLDCLVVGWGRTGRREPISTVLKEATEKTQLKIECDKIWKENFIAQQMICTKFKRNTGGICQGDSGGPLICKNKLQGITAFTADNQCDNPKFPHVFTKVNFFLPWIKEIMQE, from the exons ATGATACACACAGGTTCCATCGTCTACATCTTTATGCTGGTCATTCTTACTG GGGCTTCTGAAAGCGGCATCTTCGGAGGCCGCATTTCAAAGCCGCACTCCAGGCCCTACATGGCATCACTTCAGTACGGAACAGAACACAAGTGCGGTGGCATTCTTATTCGAAAGGACTTTGTTCTAACTGCGGCACACTGCATTCT aTCTCAAAGTGACCAAGTGGTACTTGGAGCTCAAAATCTCAGTAAGAAGGAGGAAAGTCAGCAAAGGATCAAAGTGGCAAAGTTCTACATGCATCCAAAATACAACAGAGGTTTTCACAATGACATTATGTTGCTTAAG CTGGAAAAAAACGCCGAACTGAATGAAAACGTTAAGCCCATTGTGTtaccaaagaaagaaaagaaaataaatggcaaCCTTGATTGTCTAGTTGTTGGCTGGGGCAGAACTGGACGACGTGAACCCATTTCCACTGTTCTGAAAGAAGCGACAGAAAAGACACAACTCAAGATTGAGTGTGATAAAATCTGGAAAGAGAATTTCATTGCCCAACAAATGATTTGCACCAAGTTTAAAAGGAACACAGGAGGAATATGTCAG GGTGATTCTGGTGGACCTCTGATCTGCAAAAACAAGCTTCAGGGTATAACTGCTTTTACTGCTGACAACCAATGTGACAATCCAAAGTTCCCACACGTATTTACTAAAGTTAATTTCTTTCTTCCCTGGATCAAAGAAATAATGCAGGAATAA
- the LOC116723014 gene encoding mast cell protease 1A-like isoform X2, translating to MIHTGSIVYIFMLVILTGASESGIFGGRISKPHSRPYMASLQYGTEHKCGGILIRKDFVLTAAHCILDQVVLGAQNLSKKEESQQRIKVAKFYMHPKYNRGFHNDIMLLKLEKNAELNENVKPIVLPKKEKKINGNLDCLVVGWGRTGRREPISTVLKEATEKTQLKIECDKIWKENFIAQQMICTKFKRNTGGICQGDSGGPLICKNKLQGITAFTADNQCDNPKFPHVFTKVNFFLPWIKEIMQE from the exons ATGATACACACAGGTTCCATCGTCTACATCTTTATGCTGGTCATTCTTACTG GGGCTTCTGAAAGCGGCATCTTCGGAGGCCGCATTTCAAAGCCGCACTCCAGGCCCTACATGGCATCACTTCAGTACGGAACAGAACACAAGTGCGGTGGCATTCTTATTCGAAAGGACTTTGTTCTAACTGCGGCACACTGCATTCT TGACCAAGTGGTACTTGGAGCTCAAAATCTCAGTAAGAAGGAGGAAAGTCAGCAAAGGATCAAAGTGGCAAAGTTCTACATGCATCCAAAATACAACAGAGGTTTTCACAATGACATTATGTTGCTTAAG CTGGAAAAAAACGCCGAACTGAATGAAAACGTTAAGCCCATTGTGTtaccaaagaaagaaaagaaaataaatggcaaCCTTGATTGTCTAGTTGTTGGCTGGGGCAGAACTGGACGACGTGAACCCATTTCCACTGTTCTGAAAGAAGCGACAGAAAAGACACAACTCAAGATTGAGTGTGATAAAATCTGGAAAGAGAATTTCATTGCCCAACAAATGATTTGCACCAAGTTTAAAAGGAACACAGGAGGAATATGTCAG GGTGATTCTGGTGGACCTCTGATCTGCAAAAACAAGCTTCAGGGTATAACTGCTTTTACTGCTGACAACCAATGTGACAATCCAAAGTTCCCACACGTATTTACTAAAGTTAATTTCTTTCTTCCCTGGATCAAAGAAATAATGCAGGAATAA
- the LOC116723502 gene encoding granzyme B(G,H)-like, producing the protein MLHAIAAIYVLLLINFSGATEYGITGGKVAKPHSRPYMASLQIQGKHICGGMLIRKDYVLTAAHCKNCFQDITVVLGAHNISKKERSQQRINVKKYHAHPQFKADQFEYDIMLLKLERNAKVNNNVATIDLATKNKDIPANTNCEVAGWGSTGPEKPSSDVLMETTESIQFSFECKHIWKMYFNSTHMICTKFNKKTGGICQGDSGGPLICDSKVQGIAAYTFKEKCDDPKHPHVFTKVRSFLQWMEKVMKG; encoded by the exons ATGCTACACGCAATTGCCGCCATTTATGTCCTTCTGCTCATCAACTTCAGTG GGGCAACTGAGTATGGTATAACAGGTGGCAAAGTTGCAAAACCGCATTCCAGACCCTACATGGCGTCACTCCAGATTCAAGGAAAGCATATATGTGGTGGGATGCTTATTCGGAAGGATTATGTTCTAACCGCAGCACACTGCAAAAA CTGTTTCCAAGACATCACAGTCGTCCTTGGGGCACATAACATCAGCAAGAAGGAGAGAAGCCAACAAAGGATTAATGTGAAGAAGTACCATGCACATCCGCAATTTAAAGCCGACCAATTTGAGTATGACATCATGCTCCTTAAG TTGGAAAGAAATGCCAAAGTCAACAACAATGTAGCGACAATtgatttagcaacaaaaaacaaggacattccTGCCAACACAAATTGTGAAGTGGCTGGCTGGGGAAGTACTGGACCAGAAAAACCTTCTTCAGATGTTCTGATGGAGACCACAGAGAGTATCCAATTCAGCTTTGAGTGCAAACATATctggaaaatgtatttcaattCCACACATATGATCTGCACCAAGTTTAACAAAAAGACGGGAGGAATATGTCAG GGAGATTCTGGGGGACCTCTTATTTGCGACTCCAAGGTTCAAGGAATAGCTGCTTatacttttaaagaaaaatgtgatgATCCAAAGCATCCACATGTTTTCACTAAAGTTCGTTCCTTTCTGCAGTGGATGGAAAAAGTGATGAAAGGCTGA